Proteins from a single region of Pseudomonas sp. BSw22131:
- a CDS encoding serine/threonine protein kinase, protein MAHPFATLTPDLVLDAVESIGFVSDARILALNSYENRVYQVGIEDDQPLIAKFYRPQRWTTEAILEEHSFTAELAGVDIPVVAPMTHNGSTLFEHAGFRFTLFPRRGGRAPEPGNLDQLYRLGQLLGRIHAVGATKPFEHREALGVKNFGHDSLAYLLENNCIPRSLLPAYESVARDLLKRVEDVYAATSHQNIRVHGDCHPGNMMTRDDIFHIVDLDDCRMGPAVQDIWMMLAGDRHECLSQLSELMDGYNEFHDFNPRELALIEPLRALRLMHYSAWLARRWDDPAFPHSFSWFGTERYWGDQVLALREQLSALNEEPLKLF, encoded by the coding sequence ATGGCCCACCCGTTTGCAACACTCACCCCTGACCTCGTGCTGGATGCTGTCGAGAGCATCGGCTTTGTCAGTGACGCCCGCATCCTTGCGCTCAACAGCTATGAGAATCGCGTCTATCAGGTGGGGATCGAAGACGATCAGCCGCTGATCGCCAAGTTTTACCGGCCGCAGCGCTGGACCACCGAAGCCATTCTTGAAGAACACAGCTTCACCGCCGAACTCGCAGGCGTCGACATTCCTGTGGTCGCGCCCATGACGCATAACGGCTCGACACTCTTCGAGCACGCCGGTTTTCGCTTTACGCTCTTCCCTCGTCGTGGCGGACGGGCGCCGGAGCCGGGCAACCTTGATCAGCTCTATCGCCTGGGCCAGTTGCTGGGGCGCATTCACGCCGTTGGCGCCACTAAACCGTTCGAGCACCGCGAAGCACTGGGCGTGAAGAACTTCGGTCACGACTCACTGGCGTATCTGCTGGAAAACAACTGTATCCCCCGCAGCCTGCTGCCCGCCTACGAGTCCGTCGCCCGCGATCTGCTCAAACGGGTGGAAGATGTCTATGCCGCCACGTCCCACCAGAACATCCGTGTCCATGGGGACTGCCACCCCGGCAACATGATGACCCGCGACGACATCTTCCATATTGTCGATCTGGACGACTGCCGGATGGGTCCGGCGGTGCAGGACATCTGGATGATGCTGGCGGGCGATCGTCACGAGTGCCTGAGCCAACTGTCGGAACTGATGGACGGTTACAACGAGTTCCACGATTTCAATCCGCGGGAGCTGGCGCTGATCGAGCCGTTGCGCGCGTTGCGTTTGATGCATTACAGCGCCTGGCTTGCGCGACGCTGGGACGACCCTGCGTTCCCTCACAGCTTTTCCTGGTTTGGCACTGAACGTTACTGGGGCGATCAAGTGCTGGCGTTGCGCGAGCAGCTTTCAGCGCTCAATGAAGAGCCGTTGAAGTTGTTCTGA